The following coding sequences are from one Candidatus Eisenbacteria bacterium window:
- a CDS encoding acyl-CoA dehydrogenase, with protein sequence MAYISEEHEAIRAAIRDFAENEIRPHAMAIDKESRFPIEILKKMGALGYLGIPYPEEWGGPGMDMLSYAIGVEEISRVCASTGITMAAHTSLGIFPIYTYGTPAQKERYLRKLITGEWLGAFGLTEPEAGSDAGGTRTTAVRDGDGWILNGSKIYITNGKSAKVIVTAARTSKDAGTRGISAFLVEQPNPGVTIGKLEDKLGCRGSETAEIHFENVRLPADALLGELNRGFPVFLDTLDGGRVSIGAMALGIAQGAFEAAVEYAKTRQQFGRPIAEFQGLQWILADMATQIENARLHVYNSARMKDAGVPYKKESAMAKLVAAETAMYVTTKAIQVHGGIGYMRELPVERYFRDAKLLEIGEGTSEIQRTVIAREILK encoded by the coding sequence CCGTCCGCACGCGATGGCGATCGACAAGGAGAGCAGGTTCCCGATCGAGATCCTGAAGAAGATGGGGGCGCTCGGCTATCTCGGGATCCCGTATCCGGAAGAGTGGGGCGGTCCGGGGATGGACATGCTCTCCTACGCGATCGGCGTGGAAGAGATCTCGCGCGTCTGCGCGTCCACCGGCATCACCATGGCCGCGCACACCAGCCTCGGCATCTTCCCCATCTACACGTACGGGACGCCGGCCCAGAAGGAGCGCTACCTGCGCAAGCTGATCACCGGCGAGTGGCTCGGTGCCTTCGGGCTGACGGAGCCGGAGGCCGGTTCGGACGCCGGAGGGACCCGGACGACCGCGGTTCGCGACGGCGACGGGTGGATCCTGAACGGATCGAAGATCTACATCACCAACGGCAAGAGCGCGAAAGTGATCGTGACCGCCGCTCGGACATCGAAGGATGCCGGGACGCGGGGGATCTCGGCCTTCCTGGTCGAGCAGCCGAACCCCGGGGTCACGATCGGCAAGCTCGAGGACAAGCTGGGTTGCCGGGGGAGCGAGACGGCCGAGATCCACTTCGAGAACGTCCGTCTCCCCGCGGACGCGCTCCTGGGAGAGCTCAACAGAGGCTTCCCGGTCTTTCTCGACACTCTCGACGGCGGGAGGGTCTCGATCGGGGCGATGGCGCTCGGCATCGCGCAGGGGGCCTTCGAGGCCGCGGTCGAGTACGCGAAGACCCGGCAGCAGTTCGGCCGCCCCATCGCCGAGTTCCAGGGGCTGCAGTGGATCCTCGCCGACATGGCGACGCAGATCGAGAACGCGAGGCTGCACGTCTACAACTCGGCGCGCATGAAGGACGCGGGCGTTCCGTACAAGAAGGAATCGGCGATGGCGAAGCTCGTGGCGGCCGAGACCGCCATGTACGTCACGACCAAGGCGATACAGGTCCACGGGGGAATCGGTTACATGCGGGAGCTTCCCGTCGAGCGCTACTTCCGCGACGCGAAGCTCCTCGAGATCGGGGAAGGAACATCGGAGATCCAGCGGACCGTGATCGCGCGGGAGATCCTCAAGTAG